One region of Haladaptatus cibarius D43 genomic DNA includes:
- a CDS encoding GNAT family N-acetyltransferase, translating to MTVRPATPDEHLSVMRIVDAAMLETDASDVKERIEKGTVLVAEEESRILGTVVLESRNRGAHIDAIAVLRARRGQGIGRELVEAAREQYGRLTAEFDPKIRPFYESLGFEIESVENGTNERFRGTLEREH from the coding sequence ATGACCGTCCGCCCTGCGACTCCCGACGAGCATCTTTCGGTCATGCGAATCGTGGACGCCGCGATGCTGGAAACCGATGCGAGCGACGTAAAAGAGCGAATCGAGAAGGGAACCGTCCTCGTCGCGGAAGAAGAAAGCAGAATCCTCGGAACTGTGGTGCTGGAATCTCGCAATCGTGGCGCGCACATCGACGCAATCGCGGTTCTGCGCGCTCGGCGAGGGCAGGGAATCGGCCGCGAATTGGTCGAAGCTGCGCGGGAACAGTACGGCAGATTGACTGCCGAGTTCGACCCGAAGATTCGCCCGTTTTACGAGTCGTTGGGATTCGAGATTGAATCGGTGGAAAACGGTACAAACGAGCGATTTCGCGGAACCCTCGAACGTGAACACTGA
- a CDS encoding signal recognition particle protein Srp54, producing MVLDNLGSSLRGSLDKLSGKSRVGEDDIEEIVKEIQRSLLQADVDVSLVMELSDSIKTRALEEEPPGGTTARDHVLSIVYEELVDLVGESTDIPLENQTILLAGLQGSGKTTTSAKMAWWFSKKGLRPAVIQTDTFRPGAYDQAKEMCSRAEVDFYGNPDNDDPVEIARKGLEETADADIHIVDTAGRHALEDDLIAEIEEIESAVNPDRNLLVLDAAIGQGAKDQAKQFDKSIGINGVVITKLDGTAKGGGALTAVNETDSSIAFLGSGETVQDVERFEPNSFISRLLGMGDLGQLTERVQRAMEETQEEEEDWDPEDMLKGQFTLKDMRHQMNAMNKMGPLDQVMDMIPGMGGGLMDELPDDAMDVTKDRMRAFEVIMDSMTENELENPRSVGASQIRRISRGSGKDEERIRELLQQHKMMSQTLKQFQGMGQGGDMERMMKKMQGGGGGGGLGPFG from the coding sequence ATGGTGCTCGACAATCTCGGTAGTTCTCTTCGCGGTTCCCTCGACAAGTTGAGTGGGAAATCCCGCGTCGGTGAGGACGACATCGAGGAAATCGTAAAAGAAATTCAGCGCTCGCTCTTGCAGGCTGACGTTGACGTGAGCCTCGTGATGGAGCTTTCTGACTCCATCAAAACCCGAGCGCTGGAAGAAGAACCGCCGGGCGGAACCACGGCCCGCGACCACGTCCTGAGCATCGTCTACGAGGAGCTGGTAGACCTCGTCGGCGAAAGCACGGATATCCCGCTCGAAAATCAGACCATTCTCCTCGCCGGTTTGCAGGGTTCCGGTAAGACGACCACCTCCGCGAAAATGGCGTGGTGGTTCTCGAAGAAAGGACTTCGGCCCGCTGTCATCCAGACAGACACGTTCCGCCCCGGTGCCTACGATCAAGCTAAGGAGATGTGTTCCCGCGCCGAGGTGGATTTCTACGGCAATCCCGACAACGACGACCCGGTCGAAATCGCCCGCAAGGGATTGGAAGAAACCGCCGATGCGGACATCCACATCGTGGACACCGCCGGTCGGCACGCGCTGGAAGACGACCTCATCGCCGAAATCGAGGAAATCGAATCGGCGGTCAACCCCGACAGAAATCTGCTCGTTCTGGACGCCGCAATCGGACAGGGAGCGAAAGACCAAGCGAAGCAGTTCGACAAATCCATCGGCATCAACGGCGTCGTCATCACGAAACTCGACGGTACCGCAAAAGGTGGTGGTGCCCTGACCGCCGTCAACGAGACTGATTCCTCGATTGCGTTCCTCGGTTCCGGTGAGACCGTACAGGACGTAGAACGATTCGAACCGAACAGTTTCATCTCGCGTCTGCTCGGCATGGGCGACCTCGGCCAACTCACCGAGCGCGTCCAGCGCGCGATGGAGGAGACGCAAGAAGAAGAGGAAGACTGGGATCCGGAGGACATGCTGAAAGGCCAGTTCACCCTCAAAGACATGCGCCACCAGATGAACGCGATGAACAAGATGGGGCCGCTCGACCAAGTGATGGACATGATTCCGGGGATGGGTGGCGGACTCATGGACGAACTGCCGGACGACGCGATGGACGTGACGAAAGACCGAATGCGCGCCTTCGAGGTCATCATGGATTCGATGACCGAGAACGAACTCGAAAACCCGCGGTCGGTCGGCGCGAGCCAAATTCGGCGTATTTCGCGCGGAAGCGGCAAGGACGAAGAGCGCATCCGCGAACTGCTCCAGCAACACAAGATGATGTCCCAGACGCTCAAACAGTTCCAAGGCATGGGACAGGGCGGCGATATGGAGCGCATGATGAAGAAAATGCAGGGCGGCGGAGGCGGTGGCGGACTCGGGCCGTTTGGATAA
- a CDS encoding AAA family ATPase: protein MRVIGTVGLPGSGKGEAATVAEEVGVPVVTMGDVIREACRARGLDPAEHHGEIAKALREENGPDAIAQESLPQIEDALEESDTVLVDGIRSGVEVERFDSAFGDDFVLVSIEAPFEVRAERLGERGRDKTDEDEEGLKQRDERELGFGLGEAMARSDAVIDNTDTLDSFRTQIRALFEDGLSGLERVQTAEQS, encoded by the coding sequence ATGCGAGTAATCGGAACGGTCGGCCTACCGGGAAGCGGCAAGGGCGAAGCCGCAACCGTCGCGGAGGAGGTAGGCGTCCCCGTCGTCACGATGGGCGATGTCATCCGCGAAGCATGCCGAGCGCGCGGCCTCGACCCGGCGGAACACCACGGCGAGATTGCGAAAGCCCTCCGCGAGGAAAACGGTCCGGACGCCATCGCGCAGGAATCTCTGCCGCAAATCGAGGATGCGCTGGAGGAGTCGGACACCGTCCTCGTGGACGGAATCCGCTCGGGCGTGGAAGTCGAACGGTTCGACTCGGCCTTCGGCGACGACTTCGTGCTGGTGAGCATCGAAGCGCCGTTCGAGGTTCGCGCCGAGCGACTCGGCGAGCGAGGCAGGGACAAAACCGACGAGGACGAAGAAGGATTGAAACAGCGCGACGAACGCGAACTCGGCTTCGGACTCGGTGAAGCCATGGCACGCTCCGACGCCGTTATCGACAACACGGATACGCTCGATTCGTTCCGAACACAGATTCGAGCCCTGTTCGAAGACGGACTTTCGGGGCTAGAGCGCGTACAAACAGCCGAACAATCATGA
- a CDS encoding ABC transporter ATP-binding protein, with the protein MTPAIETDGLTKRFDDTTVVSDLRLTVPEKSVYGFLGPNGAGKTTTMRMLTTLTRPTSGTARIAGQSIENRDDVVSRIGFLPEEPPLYDELTAREQLRYVAGLRDVDAEERITTLLDRFDLADDADERVSTYSKGMKQKTALIQAILHEPELVFLDEPTSGLDPRAARTVRELISELTDDGMTVFLSTHILPVVEELADTVGVLHDGTLVAEDSPERLTHRAEQEQSLEDVFLDVTSEEEKAVSQ; encoded by the coding sequence ATGACGCCCGCCATCGAAACCGACGGGTTGACCAAACGATTCGACGATACGACCGTCGTTTCCGACCTCCGGCTCACCGTTCCCGAGAAATCCGTGTATGGATTTCTCGGCCCGAACGGGGCAGGGAAAACGACCACCATGCGAATGCTGACGACGCTCACCCGGCCGACGAGCGGCACCGCGCGAATCGCCGGACAGTCCATCGAAAACCGCGACGACGTTGTTTCCCGCATCGGGTTTCTGCCAGAGGAACCACCGCTGTACGACGAACTCACCGCTCGTGAACAGTTGCGATACGTCGCCGGACTGCGCGACGTGGATGCGGAGGAACGAATCACCACCCTGCTCGACCGCTTCGACCTCGCCGACGATGCGGACGAGCGCGTCAGCACCTACTCGAAAGGGATGAAACAGAAGACGGCGCTGATTCAGGCCATCCTCCACGAACCCGAACTCGTCTTCTTGGACGAACCGACATCTGGACTTGACCCCCGCGCCGCGCGAACCGTGCGCGAGCTCATCTCGGAACTCACCGATGACGGAATGACGGTTTTCCTCTCGACGCACATCCTTCCCGTGGTGGAGGAACTCGCCGACACCGTCGGCGTGCTTCACGACGGAACTCTCGTCGCGGAAGATTCGCCGGAGCGACTTACCCACCGCGCGGAGCAAGAGCAGTCGCTCGAAGACGTGTTCCTCGACGTGACGAGCGAGGAAGAAAAAGCGGTGTCCCAATGA
- a CDS encoding RNA-binding domain-containing protein: protein MIYSVDIQLTAPVQDTEIEARVADAIENIFPGAEVESGHGELIAEAHSVEEFSESLHRQEILDTARGEFFGGREGDTLSFSLKKQAAFQGVINFAVGNPDELGDIHVRMKVNDPTAEEFIDYVAPPTEDGKPIMDDN, encoded by the coding sequence ATGATTTACAGCGTCGATATTCAGCTTACGGCACCGGTACAGGACACGGAAATCGAAGCGCGAGTCGCGGACGCAATCGAGAACATCTTCCCCGGTGCGGAGGTCGAATCGGGCCACGGCGAACTCATTGCGGAAGCCCACAGCGTCGAGGAGTTTTCGGAATCACTCCACAGACAGGAAATCCTCGACACGGCGAGAGGGGAGTTTTTCGGGGGACGAGAGGGCGACACGCTTTCGTTCTCGCTGAAAAAGCAGGCCGCGTTTCAGGGCGTCATCAACTTCGCCGTCGGCAACCCCGACGAACTCGGCGACATTCACGTCCGAATGAAAGTGAACGACCCGACGGCCGAGGAGTTCATCGACTACGTCGCGCCGCCGACGGAAGACGGCAAGCCGATTATGGACGACAACTGA
- a CDS encoding DUF7563 family protein → MPNCDHCNAHVSERFARVFADEHGHIRACPACSANAGIAEVARQRAQRV, encoded by the coding sequence ATGCCAAACTGTGACCACTGCAACGCGCACGTCTCCGAAAGATTTGCGCGCGTCTTCGCTGACGAACACGGCCACATCCGTGCTTGTCCTGCCTGCTCGGCGAACGCTGGAATCGCCGAAGTGGCGCGACAACGTGCGCAAAGAGTATAG
- a CDS encoding magnesium transporter: protein MSVREVAAEAYREALPALAASVVGGLFAGVVLGGMRTELREVQGLLVLVPALLATRGNVYGSLGARLASGLHQGLVEPSFVPDDRRVWAAIAASLANGILASLFASVVAFSVLRLLSDPVAPLPTLVAIALIAGLLSGTALTVAVVIVVFAGYRRGQNPDTLVGPLVTTTGDVFGISFLLLAVRIVLGLGFGGG from the coding sequence ATGTCCGTCCGGGAAGTCGCCGCCGAGGCGTACCGCGAGGCCCTCCCTGCGCTGGCCGCGAGCGTGGTCGGCGGCCTGTTCGCGGGCGTCGTCCTCGGTGGAATGCGCACCGAACTCCGCGAAGTACAGGGTTTGCTCGTCCTCGTCCCTGCCCTGCTAGCCACTCGCGGAAACGTCTACGGGTCGCTCGGTGCGCGTCTCGCATCCGGACTCCACCAAGGCCTCGTCGAACCGTCGTTCGTCCCGGACGACAGGCGGGTGTGGGCCGCCATTGCGGCCTCGCTGGCGAACGGAATCCTCGCCAGTCTGTTCGCGTCGGTGGTCGCGTTTTCCGTCCTCCGACTACTTTCCGACCCGGTTGCGCCCCTGCCCACCTTGGTCGCTATCGCACTCATCGCGGGTCTGCTTTCGGGTACTGCGCTAACCGTCGCCGTGGTCATCGTGGTGTTCGCGGGCTATCGTCGGGGGCAAAATCCGGATACGCTCGTCGGGCCGTTAGTGACGACGACTGGCGACGTGTTCGGAATTTCGTTTCTCTTGCTCGCCGTTCGAATCGTCCTCGGACTCGGATTCGGGGGCGGATAG
- a CDS encoding DUF1684 domain-containing protein encodes MADANDEDEHNENELSEEEWREELQNTREEKDEFFGDHPQSPIPPGKRDEFDGLSYFDPDPEYQLTATVETHDDPEPIDLEMTAANPQRYLRTMTLNFEVNGKEQSLAVYQQDGQESLFVPFRDKTTGQQSYENGRYLELHPDRELSDGDEITLDFNLAYSPFCAFSETFACPLPPEENWLDVEIRAGERKWDAE; translated from the coding sequence ATGGCTGACGCGAACGACGAAGACGAACACAACGAAAACGAACTCAGCGAGGAAGAGTGGCGCGAGGAACTCCAAAACACGCGAGAAGAGAAAGACGAGTTTTTCGGCGACCATCCCCAGTCGCCGATTCCGCCGGGAAAACGCGACGAGTTCGATGGGCTTTCGTACTTCGACCCGGATCCGGAATACCAACTCACGGCGACGGTCGAAACCCACGACGACCCGGAACCCATCGACCTCGAAATGACCGCTGCGAATCCACAGCGATACCTCCGGACGATGACGCTCAATTTCGAGGTGAACGGAAAAGAACAGTCCCTCGCGGTGTATCAGCAGGACGGCCAAGAATCGCTGTTCGTTCCCTTCCGCGACAAAACGACGGGCCAGCAGAGCTACGAAAACGGGCGCTATCTCGAACTACATCCCGACCGGGAACTAAGCGATGGCGACGAAATCACGCTGGATTTCAACCTCGCATACTCGCCGTTCTGCGCCTTCAGCGAAACCTTCGCGTGTCCATTGCCGCCCGAAGAAAATTGGCTCGACGTAGAAATTCGCGCTGGCGAGCGAAAATGGGACGCCGAGTGA
- a CDS encoding GIY-YIG nuclease family protein gives MTTHWVYVIECDDGSFYTGYTTDVERRVAEHDADEGAKYTRGRTPVELIHTEQFDSKSAAMSREYEIKQLSRAQKEKLVDY, from the coding sequence GTGACTACCCACTGGGTCTACGTCATCGAATGTGACGACGGCAGTTTTTATACCGGTTACACGACCGACGTAGAACGCCGCGTCGCGGAACACGACGCTGACGAGGGTGCGAAATACACTCGCGGCAGAACCCCCGTCGAACTCATTCATACGGAACAGTTCGATTCGAAATCCGCGGCTATGTCCCGCGAATACGAAATCAAACAGTTGAGTCGCGCGCAAAAAGAGAAACTGGTCGATTACTAA
- a CDS encoding magnesium transporter → MPTEWTVRAIMRAMLPVLLTLTIVEIGSGLVLGSFESTLLRYPTLLALVPVTIGTAGNLGSILAARLSTAFHLGTLSFDRGDELLAGNAVATVALAITVFPVVGVGAWSLTWLIGGTELGLLTVVFISLMSGIALAFIAVLVTLVATYVAYRFELDPDDVVIPVVTNACDVLGVIVLFVVVRIVL, encoded by the coding sequence ATGCCAACAGAGTGGACGGTTCGCGCCATCATGCGGGCCATGCTTCCGGTGTTGCTCACATTGACAATCGTGGAAATCGGGAGCGGGCTTGTTCTCGGGTCGTTCGAGAGCACGCTCCTTCGGTATCCGACGCTCCTCGCGCTCGTGCCGGTCACCATCGGGACGGCGGGCAACCTTGGAAGCATCCTTGCGGCCAGACTTTCAACCGCGTTCCACCTCGGAACGCTCTCGTTCGACCGAGGAGACGAACTGCTCGCAGGAAATGCCGTTGCGACCGTCGCACTCGCTATCACAGTTTTCCCGGTCGTCGGAGTCGGCGCGTGGTCGCTGACGTGGCTCATCGGTGGCACCGAACTCGGCCTGCTGACCGTTGTGTTCATCTCGCTGATGAGTGGAATCGCATTGGCGTTCATCGCAGTGCTAGTCACGCTCGTCGCCACCTACGTTGCCTATCGGTTTGAACTCGACCCGGACGACGTGGTCATTCCGGTCGTCACGAACGCCTGCGACGTACTGGGCGTTATCGTGCTGTTCGTGGTTGTGCGAATCGTGCTGTGA
- a CDS encoding bactofilin family protein has product MRAKATLFVVFLLIVTLPATAAAEQTRTAGTVVVAEGETIDDDLSATAGSVVVRGTVNGDLEALSGNVLIAETGTVSGDVSALAGNVRIEGTVTGNVESGGGNFVLAQTGTIGGSLEGAAGYSQLAGTVGGDVQIASETLAVTETATIDGNLVYDAETFERAPGATIGGTVRQDESLADVGPTPVSQIPDWVGTLYGFFVNLLLGVLLLAIFPRFSDGVAERARGEPLFSAGVGLLLLILVPIALVLFAITIIGIPISLLGALLFGIVLWIGAVYGSLTVGVWLLSLADRENRWLALLVGLLGVAIFTQIPIFGGLVQFLVLLLGLGALAIAVRVRYGGRRTTPEYAGPEDTEPADTGADDESTVA; this is encoded by the coding sequence ATGCGAGCGAAAGCGACACTCTTCGTCGTCTTCTTGCTCATCGTGACCCTTCCTGCCACCGCGGCGGCGGAACAGACGCGAACCGCTGGCACCGTCGTCGTCGCGGAAGGCGAAACCATCGACGACGACCTCTCGGCCACCGCCGGGAGCGTCGTCGTCCGCGGTACAGTAAACGGCGACCTCGAAGCCTTGTCCGGAAACGTCCTCATCGCCGAAACCGGAACCGTCTCCGGGGACGTGTCGGCGCTCGCCGGAAACGTCCGTATCGAGGGTACCGTCACTGGAAACGTCGAATCCGGCGGCGGGAACTTCGTCCTTGCGCAGACGGGCACGATTGGCGGGTCGCTCGAAGGAGCGGCAGGATACAGCCAACTGGCGGGAACTGTCGGAGGTGATGTCCAAATCGCTAGCGAGACGCTGGCAGTCACCGAGACTGCGACTATCGACGGTAATCTCGTCTACGACGCAGAGACGTTCGAGCGCGCACCAGGTGCAACCATCGGCGGAACGGTTCGACAGGACGAGTCGCTGGCCGACGTTGGCCCGACGCCCGTTTCTCAAATTCCCGACTGGGTCGGCACGCTCTATGGGTTCTTCGTGAATCTCCTCTTGGGCGTTCTCCTGCTGGCGATATTCCCGAGGTTTTCGGACGGAGTCGCGGAACGGGCGCGAGGTGAACCCCTGTTCTCGGCAGGTGTTGGCCTGCTCCTGCTCATTCTGGTGCCAATCGCACTCGTTCTCTTCGCCATCACCATCATCGGCATCCCGATTTCGCTCCTCGGAGCGTTGCTGTTTGGCATCGTGCTGTGGATAGGGGCCGTCTACGGTTCTCTCACGGTCGGCGTTTGGTTGTTATCGCTCGCCGATAGAGAAAATCGGTGGCTCGCACTGCTCGTGGGTCTGCTGGGCGTTGCGATTTTCACTCAAATTCCCATATTCGGCGGACTCGTCCAGTTCCTCGTCCTGTTGCTCGGTTTGGGCGCGCTGGCGATAGCAGTCCGGGTACGCTACGGGGGCCGACGAACCACGCCGGAGTACGCGGGCCCAGAGGATACAGAACCAGCAGACACGGGCGCTGACGACGAATCGACCGTCGCGTGA
- a CDS encoding NADPH-dependent FMN reductase — MQATPKVVAVCGSMRDESHTRTALTHVLDAAEEAGADTELIDVRKYDLSIFDPDEDEPESAVEIKRKIREADSVILGSPVYHGSYTSAFRNVHDYCSFDEFEDTTVGLLAVAGGGSYASTLDHMRITVRGVHGWVLPHQVGIRNAYNQFEDGEFVDEDLEDRTRKLGQQAAEYAFITPDVTSAEADEAAADD; from the coding sequence ATGCAAGCAACACCGAAAGTCGTCGCGGTCTGTGGTAGTATGCGCGACGAGAGCCATACGCGAACCGCTCTGACACACGTACTGGATGCCGCCGAAGAAGCGGGTGCAGACACTGAACTCATCGACGTTCGGAAGTACGACCTCTCGATTTTTGACCCGGACGAAGACGAACCGGAGAGTGCAGTCGAAATCAAGCGCAAGATTCGAGAGGCCGATTCGGTGATTCTCGGTAGTCCGGTCTATCACGGGTCGTACACCTCCGCGTTCCGGAACGTCCACGACTACTGTAGCTTCGACGAGTTCGAAGACACCACGGTCGGTCTACTCGCCGTGGCTGGCGGCGGTTCCTACGCGAGCACGTTAGACCACATGCGAATCACAGTTCGCGGGGTTCACGGCTGGGTGCTTCCGCATCAGGTCGGTATCCGAAACGCCTACAATCAGTTCGAAGACGGCGAATTTGTCGATGAGGATTTGGAAGACCGTACTCGAAAACTCGGCCAGCAGGCCGCCGAGTACGCGTTCATCACGCCCGACGTGACTTCCGCCGAGGCGGACGAGGCGGCGGCCGACGACTGA
- a CDS encoding phosphoglucomutase/phosphomannomutase family protein, with protein METPISFGTDGWRATLDEFTSPRVQIVGQAVADYLREIEDRAGDTVAVSYDARETSRGFAEDLCRVLAANGFDVLIPERDTPTPILAWTITDRDLAGGLMITASHNPPEYNGVKFIPSDGAPALPEVTDEIMSRLAEPDPLSEDEHGVVREEDFVAPYEDHAFDLVKSDLSDLSVVYDAMHGSGRGVTDKLLEDAGASVERLHCEQDAEFGGTSPEPDPDHLQELISAVEDGDADLGIANDGDADRLAIVTPERGYLDENLFFAALYDYLLEDDSGPAIRTVSTTFLIDRIAEAHGEEVHETPVGFKWVAQAIEKHDALVGGEESGGFTIRGHIREKDGVLMALFAAAIAEERPFDERVDDLLAEFGEIHQNKISVDCPDAEKQRVLSDLETELPDEVAGKDVEDVVTKDGFKILLEDGSWLLVRPSGTEPKMRVYAEGDGETRVSELLTAGEKLVEPLI; from the coding sequence ATGGAGACGCCGATTTCGTTCGGAACCGACGGCTGGCGGGCCACACTCGATGAGTTCACTTCCCCGCGCGTACAGATAGTCGGACAGGCGGTTGCGGACTACCTCCGCGAGATCGAAGACCGAGCGGGTGACACCGTCGCAGTGAGCTACGACGCCCGCGAAACGTCTCGCGGGTTCGCGGAAGACCTCTGTCGAGTACTCGCCGCAAACGGCTTCGACGTACTCATTCCAGAGCGAGATACCCCGACACCGATTCTCGCGTGGACGATTACCGACCGCGACCTCGCGGGCGGATTGATGATAACTGCAAGCCACAACCCGCCGGAGTACAACGGCGTGAAGTTCATTCCGTCGGATGGTGCCCCCGCACTCCCCGAGGTTACCGACGAAATCATGTCCCGCCTCGCCGAACCCGACCCCCTCTCAGAAGACGAACACGGAGTCGTCCGCGAGGAGGATTTCGTCGCACCCTACGAAGACCACGCCTTCGACCTCGTGAAAAGCGACCTCTCCGACCTTTCGGTGGTCTACGACGCAATGCATGGAAGCGGTCGGGGCGTCACTGACAAACTGCTCGAAGATGCCGGTGCGAGCGTCGAACGACTCCACTGCGAACAGGACGCCGAGTTCGGCGGTACCTCGCCGGAACCCGACCCTGACCATTTGCAGGAACTCATCTCGGCGGTCGAAGACGGTGACGCAGACCTCGGAATCGCCAACGACGGCGACGCCGACAGACTCGCAATCGTGACGCCGGAACGCGGCTATCTGGACGAAAATCTCTTTTTCGCCGCGCTGTACGACTACCTCCTCGAAGACGATTCCGGGCCAGCGATTCGAACCGTCTCGACCACTTTCCTCATCGACCGCATCGCGGAGGCACACGGCGAGGAAGTCCACGAAACCCCGGTCGGATTCAAATGGGTCGCGCAGGCCATCGAAAAGCACGACGCCCTCGTCGGCGGCGAAGAGAGCGGCGGATTCACGATTCGCGGGCACATCCGCGAGAAAGACGGTGTTTTGATGGCGCTATTCGCCGCCGCAATCGCCGAAGAACGTCCATTCGACGAGCGTGTGGACGACCTGCTCGCCGAGTTCGGCGAGATTCATCAGAACAAAATCAGCGTAGACTGCCCGGACGCCGAAAAACAGCGCGTCCTCTCCGACCTCGAAACAGAACTCCCCGACGAAGTCGCGGGAAAGGACGTCGAAGATGTTGTCACGAAGGACGGCTTCAAAATCCTGCTCGAAGACGGGTCGTGGTTGCTCGTCCGACCGAGCGGGACGGAGCCAAAAATGCGCGTGTACGCCGAAGGGGACGGCGAAACGCGCGTCAGCGAACTGCTCACTGCGGGCGAAAAATTGGTCGAACCGCTGATTTAA
- the samp2 gene encoding ubiquitin-like small modifier protein SAMP2 — MNVTVEVVGEDSHEFDVDDETYADLLSEVGLSPHEVSVMVDGRPVPEDQPVEAEHVKVLRLIKGG, encoded by the coding sequence ATGAACGTAACCGTCGAGGTGGTCGGCGAGGATTCCCACGAGTTCGACGTGGACGACGAAACCTACGCCGACCTCCTCTCGGAAGTCGGCCTCAGTCCTCACGAGGTGTCGGTGATGGTCGATGGCCGTCCCGTCCCCGAAGACCAACCGGTCGAAGCAGAACACGTCAAAGTCCTTAGGCTCATCAAAGGTGGATGA
- a CDS encoding replication factor C small subunit, whose translation MSEADTESVPGRGTIWVEKYRPQTLDEVAGHDDITARLQSYIEKNDLPNLLFSGQAGIGKTTSAVAIAKELYGDDWQTHFLELNASDERGIDVVRDQIKNFARHDPGAVDFQIIFLDEADSLTNDAQAALRRTMEQFSDKTRFIMSCNYSSKIIDPIQSRCAVFRFGPIPDEAVAERIRYIADEEGIETTEDGVNALVYAADGDMRKAINALQAAAVMGETVDEESVFVITSTARPEDIKEMVKDALEGDFTRARSKLDELVTERGMAGGDIIDQLHRSVWEFGLDDEDAVRVLERVGEADYRITEGANERVQLEAMLASLALN comes from the coding sequence ATGAGCGAGGCCGACACGGAAAGCGTTCCCGGGCGGGGCACCATCTGGGTCGAAAAGTACCGGCCACAGACCTTGGACGAGGTCGCTGGGCACGACGATATCACGGCGCGACTGCAGAGCTACATCGAGAAAAACGACCTGCCGAACCTGCTGTTTTCCGGACAGGCAGGAATCGGGAAGACGACCAGCGCGGTCGCCATCGCGAAGGAACTGTACGGCGACGACTGGCAGACGCACTTTCTCGAACTGAACGCCTCCGACGAGCGCGGTATCGACGTGGTGCGCGACCAAATCAAGAATTTCGCCCGTCACGACCCCGGCGCGGTGGATTTTCAAATCATCTTCTTGGACGAGGCCGACTCTCTGACGAACGACGCGCAGGCCGCCCTCCGCCGGACGATGGAGCAGTTCTCCGACAAGACGCGCTTTATCATGTCGTGTAACTACTCCTCGAAAATCATCGACCCGATTCAGTCCCGCTGTGCAGTCTTCCGGTTCGGCCCGATTCCGGACGAGGCGGTGGCGGAGCGAATCCGCTACATCGCCGACGAAGAAGGAATTGAGACGACCGAAGATGGCGTTAATGCGCTCGTTTACGCCGCTGACGGCGACATGCGAAAAGCCATCAACGCCCTCCAAGCCGCGGCGGTCATGGGCGAAACGGTGGACGAAGAGAGCGTCTTCGTCATCACCAGCACGGCCCGCCCGGAGGACATCAAGGAGATGGTGAAAGACGCACTCGAAGGCGATTTCACCCGCGCACGCTCCAAACTGGACGAGTTGGTTACGGAACGCGGGATGGCTGGCGGCGACATCATCGACCAACTTCACCGGTCAGTCTGGGAGTTCGGCTTGGACGACGAAGATGCGGTTCGCGTCCTCGAACGAGTCGGCGAGGCGGACTACCGAATCACGGAAGGCGCGAACGAGCGAGTCCAGCTCGAAGCGATGTTGGCGTCGTTGGCGCTGAACTAA